A part of Pongo pygmaeus isolate AG05252 chromosome 14, NHGRI_mPonPyg2-v2.0_pri, whole genome shotgun sequence genomic DNA contains:
- the LOC134738066 gene encoding protein mono-ADP-ribosyltransferase PARP4-like, with protein MVSKGFLVMQMKSGRQQLSERIEAPLMIHKLATRDLIRDYKDGILHENETSHEMKKQTLKSLIIKLSKENSLIIQFTSFMAVEKRDENESPFPDIRKVSELIAKEDVDFLPYMSWQGEPQGAVRNQVNADYQIS; from the exons ATGGTTAGCAAAGGCTTTCTTGTGATGCAGATGAAGTCTGGCAGGCAGCAGCTCTCAGAGAGAATAGAAGCACCTCTG ATGATCCACAAGCTGGCAACCCGAGATCTAATCAGAGATTACAAAGATGGCATTCTTCATGAAAATGAAACCAGTCATGAG ATGAAGAAACAAACCTTGAAATCTCTGATTATTAAACTCAGTAAAGAAAACTCTCTCATAATACAATTTACAAGCTTCATGGCAGTTGAGAAAAGG GATGAGAATGAGTCGCCTTTTCCTGATATTCGAAAAGTTTCTGAACTTATTGCCAAAGAAGATGTAGACTTCCTGCCCTACATGAGCTGGCAGGGGGAGCCCCAAGGAGCCGTCAGGAACCAGGTAAACGCTGATTACCAAATAAGTTGA